A region of uncultured Desulfobacter sp. DNA encodes the following proteins:
- a CDS encoding transposase — protein MIKTNDHNQLHLFDPWDFLSPKRRKLLDDSWAGLFQKEILRSLPVNLIKPYFSREAGRPTKELFTMLGVLLLQQAHDLTDEETVSQLAFNIQWHYALNLTEESDAAKYLCLKTLWTFRQLMIEKKLDKALFNAITDKLAAVFEVNSDNQRIDSVHVKSNMRRLGRISIFAASINKFLVNLKRKHPDHFSGISTDIIGKYISEKALSCFSMVKPSDSAKTLASVSKDLYHLIQEFKSDSDVSSMYSYKLLERVLKEQCNLEVDPESGQKVALKAPKEIPSDSLQNPSDPDATYSGHKGQGYQVQVMETFTETEDEDEKAGTLNLITHVEVEPASASDANALIPAIDAAKQRNLSPKELQADSLYGSDENHQIAQSDGINLVSPTMGTTKKEKLSLTDFNLAADGQIITCPQGHAPVFKKKKKERITQGFPLDTCMGCPQLEDCPVKQGKKYAYSRYTAKAARIARRRAYEQTDEFKDRYRWRAGVEATMSEYDRRTGVKRLKYRGLQAVRFAATLKAAGINLFRATIVQKALSYA, from the coding sequence ATGATTAAAACAAATGACCACAATCAGCTCCACCTTTTCGATCCTTGGGACTTTTTAAGCCCGAAGCGCAGGAAATTGCTCGATGACTCCTGGGCAGGGCTTTTTCAAAAAGAAATCCTCCGCTCATTACCGGTCAATCTGATCAAACCCTATTTCTCAAGAGAAGCAGGACGTCCTACAAAGGAACTCTTCACCATGCTCGGTGTTTTGCTGCTCCAGCAAGCTCATGATCTTACTGACGAAGAAACCGTATCGCAACTGGCATTCAATATTCAATGGCACTATGCCTTGAATTTAACGGAAGAATCGGATGCCGCCAAATATCTATGTTTGAAAACCCTGTGGACCTTCCGTCAACTCATGATCGAAAAGAAACTGGACAAAGCCCTCTTCAATGCTATTACAGACAAACTTGCAGCAGTGTTTGAAGTCAATTCTGACAACCAAAGAATCGATTCGGTCCATGTTAAGTCAAATATGCGACGGCTGGGAAGAATCAGTATCTTTGCAGCGAGTATCAATAAATTTCTGGTTAACCTGAAACGCAAGCACCCTGACCATTTTTCCGGTATCAGCACCGATATTATCGGGAAGTATATTTCGGAAAAGGCATTGTCCTGCTTTTCCATGGTAAAACCCTCTGATTCAGCTAAAACTCTTGCAAGTGTCAGCAAGGATCTTTACCATCTGATCCAGGAATTTAAAAGCGACTCTGATGTTTCATCCATGTACAGCTACAAGCTGCTTGAAAGGGTTTTGAAAGAGCAGTGCAATCTGGAAGTTGATCCTGAAAGTGGCCAGAAGGTTGCGCTTAAAGCTCCAAAAGAGATTCCTTCAGACTCACTTCAAAATCCTTCAGACCCTGATGCGACCTACAGCGGACATAAGGGACAAGGTTACCAGGTTCAGGTGATGGAAACCTTTACAGAAACAGAGGATGAAGATGAGAAGGCCGGAACCTTGAATCTTATCACTCATGTTGAGGTGGAACCTGCCTCGGCAAGTGATGCCAATGCTCTTATCCCTGCAATTGATGCCGCCAAGCAGAGAAACCTTTCTCCCAAAGAACTCCAGGCGGACTCTCTTTATGGAAGCGATGAGAATCACCAGATTGCCCAGTCAGATGGAATTAATCTTGTTTCGCCCACCATGGGAACGACCAAAAAGGAAAAGCTCAGCCTTACTGATTTCAACCTTGCGGCAGATGGGCAGATCATAACATGTCCGCAAGGGCATGCCCCGGTTTTTAAAAAGAAAAAGAAGGAACGGATTACCCAAGGTTTTCCCCTTGATACCTGCATGGGCTGCCCTCAACTGGAAGATTGCCCGGTAAAACAGGGGAAAAAGTACGCGTACAGTCGATATACCGCTAAGGCTGCAAGGATCGCCCGAAGAAGAGCTTATGAACAGACAGATGAGTTCAAAGATAGATATCGGTGGCGAGCCGGAGTCGAAGCAACAATGTCCGAATATGATCGACGAACCGGGGTGAAACGATTAAAATATCGAGGTCTCCAAGCAGTAAGGTTCGCGGCAACCTTAAAAGCAGCAGGAATCAACCTCTTCAGGGCAACTATTGTCCAGAAGGCGCTTAGCTATGCATAA
- a CDS encoding HAD family hydrolase: MEKNILFDLDGTLTDPFEGITASIIYALEKMNARIPEAESLGWCIGPPLRDSFCKLLDGDMALAQNAVVLYRERFQRIGMFENQVYENIPEALNTLKENGHTLFVATSKARIYAEKIIDHFNLAPFFKSVHGAEMDGTRGDKTSLIAYILEQEGLERIDTVMVGDTTYDMVGAKENSIYGLGVLWGYGSRQDLKNAGAGRCISSPLELNCIRHI; this comes from the coding sequence ATGGAAAAGAATATTTTATTTGACCTGGACGGTACCCTGACAGACCCGTTTGAAGGAATCACGGCAAGTATTATTTATGCCCTTGAAAAAATGAATGCCAGGATACCGGAAGCCGAAAGCCTTGGCTGGTGTATTGGCCCGCCGCTGCGGGACAGCTTTTGCAAACTTCTGGATGGAGATATGGCGCTGGCGCAAAACGCTGTGGTTCTTTACAGAGAGCGCTTTCAACGTATCGGCATGTTTGAAAATCAGGTGTACGAAAACATCCCTGAAGCGCTTAACACCTTAAAAGAAAACGGGCATACCCTTTTCGTTGCCACCTCAAAAGCCCGGATCTACGCAGAAAAAATTATCGATCATTTTAATCTGGCCCCTTTTTTCAAATCGGTCCACGGTGCTGAGATGGATGGAACAAGGGGAGATAAAACATCTCTGATCGCCTATATACTGGAGCAGGAGGGACTTGAACGTATTGACACCGTAATGGTTGGGGACACAACCTACGATATGGTGGGCGCAAAAGAGAACAGCATTTACGGATTAGGCGTTCTCTGGGGGTACGGCAGCCGGCAGGATCTGAAAAACGCGGGGGCCGGGCGCTGTATATCTTCCCCCCTGGAACTGAACTGCATCCGGCACATTTAG
- the pbpC gene encoding penicillin-binding protein 1C — protein sequence MPETTRRIVRKSAKIVSTLLVVLLAGWICFIALDHLFPFDTTGRPGACVIVDRRQAPLRAFADKNGIWRYPAKPGQVSLLYLQALVAYEDRWFYYHPGINPLAVCRAFFQNLTHGRVVSGGSTLTMQTARILDISEQAGRPSSPYFFSRMGVKLRQMFRALQLENHFTKDEILGLYLTHAPFGANIEGIQAACYTWLGKDAREMTRAEAALMTVLPQAPSLYRPDRHPDRAARARDKVLDRMARFGIWSAEQIKAAKQEPVISFRFPASMTAPLAARRLKTAHPDAQVINTFIDETLQVHMEDLLRAYMERLPPKQSGAVLVVNHKTLEIEAYAGSADFFDSSRHGHVDMIPALRSPGSTLKPFIYGLAMDQGLIHSHSMLLDVPRYKKSYDPGNFSGGFSGPVTVVRALQDSLNLPAVQMLDALGPGRFHDRLCNAGARFEFEGKPNLSMALGGVGTSLESLVTLYTAIGRGGIAGKPRLCPLEPVQERYLMSPGAAFIIRDILSRPFPGRQGVGRLSGALSMAWKTGTSYGFRDAWAMGIKGDYTAGVWIGRPDGSPSPGQYGAITALPLLGQVMESLSVGAGPLKPPESVTKETICWPSGLAASAIRGRATGACVQKFDAWILDGQIPSTMTGETGLTAPLVRSFWVDRQGMRAAPACGGIEKKTVALWPWQAEPFIPALWRRAAVLPKDSSGCPGIAPLVLPDIRIVSVSDNSILTCQPGQTGSVSIPLRALGGRGERQWFLNKKPLVNGDGSAPVFMTMPVPGQYHLAVVDESGSFDQVCFSVIELNP from the coding sequence ATGCCTGAAACCACCCGGCGTATTGTCCGAAAATCAGCAAAAATCGTCAGCACTCTGCTCGTTGTTCTGCTGGCCGGCTGGATATGCTTTATTGCGCTGGACCATTTATTTCCCTTTGATACAACGGGGCGTCCCGGGGCCTGCGTTATTGTGGACCGCCGCCAGGCGCCCTTGCGGGCCTTTGCCGACAAAAACGGGATATGGCGGTATCCGGCAAAGCCTGGCCAGGTCTCTTTATTGTACCTTCAAGCCTTGGTGGCCTATGAAGACCGTTGGTTTTATTATCATCCCGGCATCAATCCCCTGGCTGTCTGCCGGGCGTTTTTCCAGAACTTGACCCATGGCCGGGTTGTATCCGGCGGATCAACGCTCACCATGCAGACTGCCCGGATTCTTGATATCAGCGAACAAGCAGGCCGCCCCTCATCCCCATATTTTTTTTCGCGCATGGGTGTCAAACTGCGCCAGATGTTCAGGGCTCTTCAGCTCGAAAACCACTTTACCAAGGACGAGATTCTCGGGTTATATCTTACCCATGCCCCGTTTGGCGCCAATATCGAAGGGATCCAGGCCGCCTGCTATACCTGGCTTGGCAAGGATGCAAGGGAGATGACCCGGGCCGAAGCGGCGCTTATGACCGTATTGCCCCAGGCCCCGTCCCTATACCGGCCCGACCGTCATCCTGACAGGGCTGCCCGGGCCCGGGACAAGGTCCTTGACCGGATGGCCCGGTTCGGTATCTGGAGTGCCGAACAGATAAAGGCCGCCAAACAGGAACCGGTCATCTCCTTCAGGTTTCCCGCATCCATGACAGCACCCCTGGCGGCCCGGCGTCTGAAAACAGCGCACCCGGATGCGCAAGTGATCAACACCTTTATTGATGAAACCCTGCAAGTGCACATGGAAGATCTTTTGCGGGCATATATGGAAAGACTGCCCCCAAAGCAGTCCGGGGCTGTTCTCGTGGTCAATCACAAAACCCTGGAAATTGAAGCCTATGCAGGGTCTGCGGACTTTTTCGATTCATCCAGGCATGGCCATGTGGATATGATACCGGCGTTAAGGTCCCCGGGTTCCACTTTAAAGCCTTTTATTTACGGCCTTGCCATGGATCAGGGGCTGATTCATTCCCATTCCATGCTCCTGGACGTGCCAAGATATAAAAAGAGCTATGATCCAGGCAATTTTTCCGGGGGCTTTTCAGGGCCTGTCACCGTGGTCCGGGCGTTGCAGGATTCGTTGAACCTGCCTGCTGTGCAGATGCTCGACGCTTTGGGGCCGGGTCGTTTCCACGACAGATTGTGCAATGCCGGAGCCCGGTTTGAATTTGAAGGCAAACCCAATCTCTCCATGGCCTTAGGCGGTGTGGGCACAAGCCTTGAATCCCTGGTGACCCTGTATACAGCCATCGGGCGGGGCGGTATTGCCGGAAAGCCCCGGCTGTGCCCCTTGGAACCTGTGCAGGAACGGTATCTGATGAGTCCTGGTGCAGCCTTTATCATCCGGGATATCCTTTCCCGGCCCTTCCCGGGCAGACAGGGGGTGGGGCGGCTGTCCGGCGCACTGTCCATGGCATGGAAGACCGGCACCAGCTATGGCTTCAGGGATGCCTGGGCCATGGGCATTAAGGGGGATTACACGGCGGGTGTATGGATCGGACGGCCCGACGGCTCCCCGTCTCCGGGACAGTATGGGGCTATCACGGCACTTCCTCTTCTTGGCCAGGTTATGGAGAGCCTTTCCGTCGGGGCGGGTCCGCTGAAGCCGCCTGAAAGCGTAACAAAAGAGACCATATGCTGGCCGTCTGGTCTGGCTGCATCGGCAATCCGGGGCAGGGCAACGGGGGCCTGCGTCCAAAAATTTGATGCCTGGATTCTTGACGGACAGATTCCCTCCACCATGACCGGAGAGACCGGCCTTACCGCACCCCTGGTCCGGAGCTTCTGGGTGGACCGCCAAGGGATGAGGGCTGCACCGGCCTGTGGAGGCATTGAAAAAAAGACGGTGGCCCTGTGGCCGTGGCAGGCGGAACCCTTTATCCCGGCTCTTTGGCGGCGTGCTGCCGTGCTGCCTAAAGATTCATCCGGCTGTCCCGGTATAGCCCCCCTGGTTCTGCCGGATATCAGAATTGTTTCGGTGTCGGACAACAGTATCCTGACCTGCCAGCCCGGTCAGACCGGCTCTGTATCCATCCCCTTGAGAGCCCTGGGCGGAAGGGGTGAACGCCAGTGGTTCCTGAATAAAAAGCCTTTGGTAAATGGTGATGGATCAGCCCCGGTTTTTATGACGATGCCGGTTCCGGGGCAGTATCACCTGGCCGTGGTGGATGAATCCGGCAGTTTTGACCAGGTTTGTTTTTCCGTCATTGAACTCAACCCATGA